The DNA sequence AAATACTTACCATAATTATTATAGAGTCATATTCTACCTTTGTCAATAATATATTACCCTTCTGCTATAACAAACTAAGATATAAAGTTGAATATATTCTATGTACATATACACCATATAGAATTAAGTTTCTAAATGTAATATAATAATATAATAACTATTTTAATTAGGTGGTGTATTTAATGACTTTAGATTATAGCATTGGTGCTAAGCCTTTGTGGAGCCAATTAGCAGCAATTATTAGAAATGATATAGAGGCTGGAGTATATAAAGTTGGAGAAACCTTGCCAAGTGAAATGCAATTAATTGATAAATTTCGAGTTTCTAGAGTTACTGTAAGGCAGGCAATGGAACGTTTAATGACTGAAGGATACATAATTAGAATGCGTGGAAAAGGTACTATTGTCCAATCTTCGACTTCAAATAAAACATATACTAGAGTTCAATCTTCTTTTAAGCAGTTAGAGGAGCAAGATAGCCGCTCAATACGTGTAGTTGATTCTGTAAGTTATGAGTTAGCCCCCCAAAAAGCTTGTGAAATATTTCATATTGCCGCTGATACTAAAGTCATAAAACTTAAAAGAAGTAGACGAATAGATGGAAAGATTGTAACTATTTTCGAAACATATTTAAATCCATTACTTCCACTAACTTTAAAAAGTGACTTTGAAGGATCTCTTTATAAACTTTTGGAATCTGAAGGGTATGAAGTAACTGGAGGTAATGAGATACTTTCTGCATATATATCATCAGAAAAAGATATTCAAGAATTTATCCTAGATAAACCTGCTGCAATAATTGATAGAACAAAGATAGGCTACTCAAGAAATACACCAATAGAATACACCATTTCTAGATATCTTTCCGAGGGATATAAATTGCTCATTGACTTAATTTAATATTTTACCATATAGATTTTAATATAATTCTAATTAAGCTTAAAGTAAGGCCACGTTTTAATATAGTGTTGTAATATACCTTATAAAAATTATAGGTGGAATTATCCACCTGTAATGCTCACTATAAGAAAACTACGTATTATTTAATTTCTGCAAAAATTTCATGTATATTCCCATCTGGGTCTGCAAATAGTGCTGTTCTTTGATTCCACGGCATATCTTGCGGTTCATGAATAGAGGTTGCTCCTTTAGAGATCAACTCCTTAAATGATTCATCAACTTCTTTAGGAGTTTCACATGGGAAAGCAAGTTCAAATCCCTGTCCAAATGGCTCTTTCCTATATTCACTACTATACACATGCATAACATCTCTCATACAAATAGCAAATCTTACTCCATCATTTTC is a window from the Clostridium sp. 'White wine YQ' genome containing:
- a CDS encoding VOC family protein is translated as MKAQINLITIWTNNIDKMKKFYNKVLGFRIENDLENYVEFENDGVRFAICMRDVMHVYSSEYRKEPFGQGFELAFPCETPKEVDESFKELISKGATSIHEPQDMPWNQRTALFADPDGNIHEIFAEIK
- a CDS encoding GntR family transcriptional regulator, whose product is MTLDYSIGAKPLWSQLAAIIRNDIEAGVYKVGETLPSEMQLIDKFRVSRVTVRQAMERLMTEGYIIRMRGKGTIVQSSTSNKTYTRVQSSFKQLEEQDSRSIRVVDSVSYELAPQKACEIFHIAADTKVIKLKRSRRIDGKIVTIFETYLNPLLPLTLKSDFEGSLYKLLESEGYEVTGGNEILSAYISSEKDIQEFILDKPAAIIDRTKIGYSRNTPIEYTISRYLSEGYKLLIDLI